From Camelina sativa cultivar DH55 chromosome 7, Cs, whole genome shotgun sequence, one genomic window encodes:
- the LOC104702708 gene encoding uncharacterized protein LOC104702708: protein MASQTNQTVETKQIETENPPKPQEPLSSCRKRVKDESATFFENLKDHMDEFIHASMDEHKTCFNETMNKIFGTTFSKTDEKQAEAKEVVEIHAPLQGSSN, encoded by the exons ATGGCTTCACAGACAAATCAAACCGTGGAGACGAAGCAAATCGAAACAGAGAACCCACCGAAGCCTCAAGAGCCATTATCATCATGCAGGAAGAGGGTGAAGGATGAGAGTGCCACTTTCTTTGAGAACCTCAAGGATCACATGGATGAGTTCATCCATGCCTCTATGGATGAACACAAGACTTGTTTCAATGAGACCATGAACAAG ATATTCGGGACGACCTTTTCGAAGACGGATGAGAAGCAAGCTGAGGCTAAGGAAGTCGTCGAGATTCACGCTCCTCTTCAGGGCAGCTCTAActaa
- the LOC104702709 gene encoding protein RADIALIS-like 2, giving the protein MASGSMSSYGSSGSWTVKQNKAFERALAVYDQDTPDRWYNVARAVGGKTPEEAKRQYELLVRDIESIENGHVPFPDYKTTGATNRGGGRLRDEEKRMRSMKLQ; this is encoded by the exons ATGGCGTCAGGCTCAATGTCTTCTTATGGCTCATCAGGCTCGTGGACTGTTAAGCAGAACAAAGCCTTTGAGCGTGCTCTAGCGGTCTACGACCAAGACACTCCTGACCGTTGGTACAATGTTGCTAGAGCCGTTGGTGGTAAAACACCAGAGGAAGCTAAGAGACAATATGAACTTCTCGTGCGTGACATCGAAAGCATCGAGAATGGTCATGTCCCGTTCCCTGACTACAAGACTACTGGAGCTACCAACAGAGGCGGCGGCAGGCTGCGTGATGAGGAAAAGAG gatGAGAAGCATGAAGCTGCAgtga
- the LOC104702710 gene encoding glycine-rich RNA-binding protein 7-like (The sequence of the model RefSeq protein was modified relative to this genomic sequence to represent the inferred CDS: added 13 bases not found in genome assembly), translating into MASADVEYRCFVGGLAWATDDRALETAFSQYGDVVDSKIINDRETGRSRGFGFVTFKDEKSMKDAIEAMNGQELDGRSITVNEAQSRGSGGGGGRGGGGGGYRSGGGGGYNSGGGGGGYGGGRREGGYSGGGGGGSYSRGGGGGGYGGGRREGGGGYGGGEGGSYGGSGGGGW; encoded by the exons ATGTTGAGTACCGGTGCTTTGTTGGAGGTCTAGCCTGGGCCACCGATGACAGAGCTCTTGAGACCGCCTTCTCTCAATACGGCGACGTTGTTGATTCCAAG ATCATTAACGATCGTGAGACCGGAAGATCAAGGGGATTCGGATTCGTGACCTTCAAGGATGAGAAATCCATGAAGGATGCGATTGAGGCAATGAACGGACAAGAGCTCGATGGTCGTAGCATCACCGTCAACGAGGCTCAGTCACGAGGAAGCGGTGGCGGAGGCGgccgtggtggtggtggcggtggatACCGCAGCGGAGGCGGTGGCGGTTACAACAGCGGTGGCGGTGGCGGAGGATACGGTGGAGGAAGACGCGAGGGAGGATACAGCGGCGGTGGTGGCGGTGGTTCTTACTCGAGAGGAGGTGGTGGCGGAGGATACGGTGGTGGAAGACGTGAGGGTGGAGGAGGTTACGGTGGTGGTGAAGGAGGAAGTTACGGAGGAAGCGGTGGAGGAGGATGGTGA